One Spinacia oleracea cultivar Varoflay chromosome 4, BTI_SOV_V1, whole genome shotgun sequence DNA segment encodes these proteins:
- the LOC130472172 gene encoding uncharacterized protein, with translation MNNVIDTFARILNDDPDQSVKSNLKFYFSTIPFNMLCQNEPYGGSQDSQATESKRLENFILSVRHEYETAGVKSLKGFHLLFFPVWSGDHFYLIVINQKAKKVEIIDNLSLPEGITYDDKYKTFAERTFEAWTIFSEQEGHPLRKAQISAYEIVLLEMPWKNRTNKTDCGVYAMRHMETYKGNQTWNCGFKNTDEDKDFICRLRMRYGTEILLSVLNKRHELMYLALKRANQVE, from the exons ATGAATAATGTTATTGACACTTTTGCAAGAATACTGAATGATGATCCAGATCAAAGTGTCAAGAGTAACTTGAAGTTCTATTTCTCTACAATCCCTTTC AATATGCTCTGCCAGAATGAACCGTATGGTGGATCACAGGATAGTCAAGCAACCGAAAGCAAACGCttagaaaattttattttaagtgtACGCCATGAGTATGAAACTGCTGGTGTGAAGTCTTTGAAGGGATTCCATctg TTGTTCTTTCCAGTCTGGTCTGGTGATCATTTTTATCTCATTGTAATCAACCAAAAGGCGAAGAAGGTGGAGATCATTGACAATCTCTCCTTACCTGAAGGAATTACATATGATGATAAATATAAAACATTTGCAGAAAGAACT tttgaaGCATGGACAATATTTTCTGAACAAGAAGGACATCCTTTGCGGAAGGCACAGATTTCAGCATATGAAATTGTGTTGCTTGAAATGCCATGGAAGAACAGAACAAACAAGACTGATTGTGGGGTATATGCAATGAGGCATATGGAGACCTACAAAGGCAACCAGACTTGGAATTGTGGCTTCAAAAACACAGATGAAGAT AAAGACTTTATTTGCAGGCTGAGAATGCGGTACGGTACTGAAATCTTATTATCCGTTCTGAACAAAAGGCATGAGCTAATGTATCTGGCATTGAAGAGAGCTAATCAAGTTGAATAG
- the LOC130472146 gene encoding protein FAR1-RELATED SEQUENCE 5-like, translating to MENSQIFHDFSVSTSISNDSSSCHLNSSAENQSYEDILNNSVNNSEQNDANEDPESYVVVGQDFEEPVSLEGSVVKDDDEAYELYNSHAFRNGFGTRKGKKEYRSGTRIVRQRFFVCAYEGFKNPDGVVPKSFKKIDRRTGCKASVQFDVDKKTGVYVLSKHSRLHNHSMVPANKRHLIRSHRHISKEQLAFLTTFTCSGTKLADVLRAMRKEVGGEANLGFTVPDAYDAVLAEKKKKLDGCDSNQLIRWFAMRQAKEHDFYYDFQLNEENQLINFFWRDGRMRSDYEAFGDLLIHDTTYRTNKYDMICGPFVGMNLHTQNIMFGVGFILNEKAGKCFQNRGIVCVHGTLGKMLL from the exons atGGAAAATTCTCAAATATTCCATGATTTCTCTGTTTCAACATCAATTTCGAATGATTCTTCTTCTTGTCATCTGAATTCTTCAGCTGAAAATCAGAGTTACGAAG ATATATTAAATAATTCAGTTAATAATTCAGAACAAAATGATGCTAATGAGGATCCAGAATCCTATGTGGTTGTTGGCCAAG ATTTTGAAGAACCAGTTTCATTAGAGGGAAGTGTAGTTAAGGATGATGATGAGGCGTATGAGTTATACAACAGTCATGCATTTAGGAATGGTTTTGGTACTAGGAAGGGTAAAAAGGAGTATAGAAGTGGTACTAGAATAGTTCGACAACGGTTTTTTGTTTGTGCATACGAGGGGTTTAAAAATCCAGATGGTGTTGTGCctaaatcctttaaaaaaattgataggagAACTGGATGCAAGGCTTCAGTTCAGTTTGATGTTGATAAGAAAACTGGAGTGTATGTTCTTTCTAAACATTCCCGTCTGCATAACCATTCAATGGTTCCTGCTAATAAGAGACACCTTATTAGGTCACATAGGCACATTTCAAAAGAACAATTGGcttttcttactacttttacttGTAGTGGCACGAAGCTTGCTGATGTTCTTAGAGCTATGAGGAAAGAAGTTGGTGGTGAGGCGAATTTAGGGTTCACTGTTCCTGACGCGTATGATGCTGTTTTGgcagagaagaagaaaaagttGGATGGTTGTGATTCAAATCAGTTGATCAGATGGTTCGCTATGAGGCAAGCTAAAGAACATgatttttattatgattttcaaTTGAATGAAGAGAATCAGttgatcaattttttttggagaGATGGAAGAATGCGGTCTGATTATGAAGCTTTTGGTGATTTATTGATTCATGATACAACTTATCGTACTAATAAATACGATATGATTTGTGGGCCTTTTGTTGGAATGAATCTTCACACTCAAAATATCATGTTTGGAGTGGGTTTTATATTGAATGAGAAGGCAG GGAAGTGTTTCCAAAATCGAGGCATCGTTTGTGTACATGGCACATTGGGGAAAATGCTGTTGTAA
- the LOC130472173 gene encoding protein FAR1-RELATED SEQUENCE 12-like, translated as MAKEGFKRRFDYVLKYTDTVAEFEHYWNSLMTDYNCKTHKWIERLYDLKEKWCPAYNKEWFSGGILSSQRSETTNHSISRRLHKTNGLCDFYKCFLDAIDEWRSKENKGDYNSSTGNRYYACADNMLCLHARDVYTIAIYLIFEQRFIKAIGLRCQRISYEFPVSKYIVGHPTKDFIRHVVMFNEQELVVDCTCKSYGEIGVLCSHILRVFIVHNVEEIPKQYIMKRWTKKGMNMIVEEGEDRDNEVSVVSASVWRMQSIRNCIKVINEAQHCPAARKLIDLGVLDMSCKVKEYIGGVEGDGNVSNKYVREETLLDGIEPSTDTVLPDVVEPIAEKVIPTMIQNPPKRKRKIKNGTEKANERNVRPKGIVEKKRNKLKGWNKRRERHVDNLREETQSTDQCIINLPVGGVLVHPTSSNSQLEAYVPDDYFGVHIQPL; from the exons ATGGCCAAAGAAGGTTTCAAACGTCGGtttgattatgttttgaaatATACTGACACAGTTGCTGAGTTCGAGCATTATTGGAATAG TCTTATGACTGATTACAATTGCAAGACACACAAATGGATAGAGAGGTTATATGATTTGAAAGAGAAATGGTGTCCTGCATATAACAAAGAGTGGTTTTCTGGGGGTATTTTATCTTCTCAAAGGAGTGAGACGACAAATCATTCTATTTCTAGGAGGTTGCATAAAACAAATGGTTTATGTGATTTTTATAAGTGTTTTTTAGATGCAATTGATGAATGGAGAAGTAAGGAGAACAAGGGAGATTATAATTCTTCTACTGGAAATAGATATTACGCATGTGCGGATAACATGTTATGTTTGCATGCGCGGGATGTGTATACCATTgcaatatatttgatatttgagCAACGATTCATCAAAGCAATTGGTTTGAGGTGTCAACGCATTTCCTATGAGTTTCCAGTTTCTAAGTACATTGTTGGGCATCCTACAAAGGATTTTATTAGACATGTTGTGATGTTTAATGAGCAAGAGTTGGTTGTTGATTGTACTTGCAAGTCATATGGAGAGATAGGAGTTCTTTGTTCTCATATTCTTCGAGTTTTCATTGTCCATAATGTTGAAGAGATTCCCAAACAATACATTATGAAGAGATGGACCAAAAAGGGTATGAACATGATTGTTGAAGAAGGAGAAGATAGAGATAATGAAGTAAGTGTTGTTTCTGCTTCAGTTTGGAGGATGCAAAGCATAAGAAATTGCATTAAAGTTATAAATGAAGCTCAACATTGTCCGGCTGCAAGGAAGCTTATTGATTTGGGTGTGTTGGATATGTCATGCAAAGTGAAGGAGTATATTGGTGGTGTTGAAGGGGATGGTAATGTATCAAACAAGTATGTGCGAGAAGAAACTCTACTTGATGGCATTGAGCCTTCAACAGACACAGTTTTGCCGGATGTTGTTGAACCGATTGCTGAAAAAGTCATTCCAACAATGATTCAAAATCCACCAAAGCGAAAGAGGAAGATTAAGAACGGGACTGAAAAGGCTAATGAGAGGAATGTGAGACCTAAAGGAATTGTTGAGAAGAAACGCAATAAACTGAAAGGTTGGAACAAGAGAAGAGAAAGACATGTTGATAATTTGAGGGAGGAAACTCAGTCTACTGATCAG TGTATCATAAATTTACCTGTTGGTGGGGTTTTGGTTCATCCAACATCTTCAAATTCACAATTGGAAGCATATGTTCCAGATGATTATTTTGGAGTACACATACAACCTTTGTAG